A genomic window from Salvia miltiorrhiza cultivar Shanhuang (shh) chromosome 5, IMPLAD_Smil_shh, whole genome shotgun sequence includes:
- the LOC130986780 gene encoding stemmadenine O-acetyltransferase-like has product MEGFVQVISREMLKPSSQTPPHPSKLKLSYIDRMFNDLYIPLIFFYKADESRGLTTSNHLQISQRLKQSISNILPSFHPLAGRLKSSLSVDCNDAGAEFIEARARAHLMDSLYMDDQLKHYFPSEYNTFNHGKQARPLLVVQITFFDCGGLAVAVALSHVVADLSSAMAFLNAWAAAFRGEVEISHRSFGTSAYFPPLRLIPFSRFQRLFVSNENLMTKRFVFNKEKLDTLRQAATTPSESAIKDPSRVELVSAFIWKHFTEGKLKKSKTKKMYAALHAVNVRPRTNPPNLLENVFGNCFMLAMAFACIKDLRLHGLIGKLRSSIRKVRGDYITKALNKESFMKDLFKLGFLLVMGRLEWCFFTSWRGFPTYDLDYGWGKPVWFTTSSVPSKNLIIFFNGKSGDDIEAIVTMKPDDLKILDAQINLI; this is encoded by the coding sequence ATGGAAGGATTTGTGCAAGTGATATCGAGGGAGATGCTGAAACCCTCATCTCAAACTCCTCCCCACCCCTCAAAATTGAAGCTCTCTTACATTGATAGAATGTTTAACGACTTATACATTCCCCTCATCTTCTTCTACAAAGCTGATGAATCAAGAGGCTTAACCACCTCTAACCATCTCCAAATATCGCAGAGATTGAAACAGTCCATCTCAAATATCCTACCTTCGTTTCACCCCTTAGCAGGCCGCCTCAAAAGCAGCCTCTCCGTGGACTGCAACGATGCTGGCGCCGAGTTCATCGAGGCACGAGCTCGCGCTCATCTCATGGATTCTCTATACATGGATGATCAGTTGAAGCACTACTTTCCTTCCGAGTATAACACATTCAACCATGGCAAACAAGCACGACCTCTCCTCGTCGTGCAGATTACTTTCTTCGACTGCGGAGGTCTCGCCGTCGCTGTCGCTCTTTCACATGTAGTTGCAGATCTTTCGTCGGCAATGGCGTTTCTGAATGCTTGGGCCGCCGCTTTCCGAGGGGAAGTGGAGATTTCTCACCGCAGCTTCGGCACATCCGCTTACTTCCCTCCACTCAGACTCATCCCCTTTTCAAGATTCCAGAGACTTTTCGTCTCTAATGAAAATTTGATGACGAAAAGATTCGTGTTTAATAAGGAAAAACTCGATACTCTGCGGCAAGCTGCTACCACCCCATCTGAATCTGCTATCAAAGATCCGAGCCGCGTGGAGCTCGTCTCGGCTTTCATTTGGAAGCATTTCACAGAGGGCAAATTGAAGAAATCGAAGACGAAAAAGATGTACGCTGCGCTTCATGCAGTGAACGTGAGACCAAGAACGAATCCTCCTAACCTTCTTGAGAATGTTTTCGGCAACTGCTTCATGTTGGCAATGGCGTTCGCTTGCATTAAAGATCTCCGTCTCCACGGGCTTATCGGGAAGCTAAGAAGCTCGATACGAAAGGTTAGAGGCGATTACATCACCAAGGCACTGAACAAGGAGAGTTTCATGAAGGATCTGTTTAAGTTAGGGTTTCTGCTTGTGATGGGAAGATTAGAGTGGTGCTTCTTCACCAGCTGGCGCGGCTTTCCAACGTACGATCTCGATTATGGGTGGGGAAAGCCCGTATGGTTCACCACGTCATCGGTGCCGTCCAAGAATctgattatttttttcaacGGCAAGAGCGGCGATGACATTGAAGCTATAGTTACTATGAAACCAGACGACCTGAAAATTCTTGATGCCCAGATCAACCTCATCTAG
- the LOC130986771 gene encoding gamma-cadinene synthase-like, producing the protein MAAANRVTAISSNVRHIHTFKPSMWGHIFSTFSFDNQVQEKYTKEMEALKNEIRRMLMAANSTKLMILIDKLERLGIAYHFELEVEEKLKQIYDFAEEEYYGDLLSTSLRFRLLRQHQFHVSCNVFEKFVEEDKKLKESLCNDVEGLLSLYEAAHVRIHGENILDEAVEFTVDHLNRMVPELKSPIKEKVQQALQLSIHRGVPILTVRFYISIYESMDDDQLLLKLAKINFNFLQNMYRKELSELSRWWNKFDLKSKLPFVRDRVVECYLLGTAYGYEPQYAHVRRDVAKSVLMVTVMDDMYDNYATLEEAQLFTHILDRWDMEEIDVLPEYMRIAYRFIMSIFQEYEHEATKQDKLFAVPYFKETVKQLGRAYNQELKWVMEGEMPCYEEYMRNSVITSCVYVMFTAFIPTMKSFNEETIQWLLSAPKIVTSTAKLGRQLQDLASHERENKKGELPTVVDCYMKDKSASKQDALSKFVELIENGWKDVNEELVKVNYVPKKVVEQVLCFGGIAEVLYKDKEDGFTYPERQLASRIAALYIDPLLI; encoded by the exons ATGGCTGCAGCTAATAGGGTGACTGCTATTTCAAGCAATGTGAGGCATATACACACTTTCAAGCCAAGCATGTGGGGTCACATTTTCTCAACTTTTTCTTTCGATAATCAG GTGCAGGAGAAGTATACTAAGGAAATGGAAGCATTGAAGAATGAAATAAGAAGAATGCTAATGGCTGCCAATTCTACCAAGCTCATGATATTGATCGACAAGCTTGAGCGTTTGGGAATCGCATATCACTTTGAGTTAGAAGTCGAGGAGAAACTCAAACAAATTTATGATTTTGCAGAGGAAGAATATTATGGCGACTTGTTAAGTACTTCACTTCGATTTCGTTTGCTCAGGCAACATCAGTTTCATGTATCTTGCA ATGTTTTTGAGAAATTTGTTGAAGAAGacaagaaattgaaagaaaGCCTTTGTAACGATGTTGAGGGGCTGTTAAGTTTGTATGAAGCAGCTCATGTGAGGATTCACGGCGAAAATATTTTAGATGAAGCAGTAGAATTTACAGTTGATCACTTGAATCGTATGGTACCAGAATTAAAGTCTCCCATCAAAGAGAAAGTGCAGCAAGCTCTTCAACTCTCCATTCATAGGGGTGTTCCCATCTTGACCGTCCGTTTTTACATTTCCATCTATGAATCAATGGATGATGATCAGCTGCTTCTGAAACTAGCAAAAATCAACTTCAACTTCTTGCAGAACATGTACAGAAAAGAACTCTCCGAACTTTCAAG GTGGTGGAATAAATTTGATCTTAAGTCGAAATTACCATTTGTAAGAGATAGAGTAGTAGAGTGTTATCTTTTGGGAACAGCATATGGTTATGAGCCTCAATACGCCCATGTTCGACGAGATGTTGCCAAAAGTGTACTAATGGTTACAGTTATGGATGATATGTATGACAATTATGCTACACTTGAAGAAGCTCAACTTTTTACTCACATTTTGGACAG GTGGGATATGGAGGAGATAGATGTACTCCCTGAATACATGCGAATTGCATATAGATTTATTATGAGCATCTTCCAGGAATACGAACATGAAGCAACAAAACAAGATAAACTATTTGCGGTTCCTTATTTCAAAGAAACA GTGAAACAACTTGGTAGAGCTTACAACCAAGAGCTGAAGTGGGTCATGGAAGGGGAAATGCCTTGTTATGAAGAATATATGCGGAATTCAGTGATTACAAGTTGTGTTTATGTGATGTTCACAGCTTTTATCCCCACGATGAAATCTTTTAATGAAGAAACAATTCAATGGCTGCTCAGTGCCCCCAAAATCGTAACTTCCACTGCTAAGTTAGGAAGGCAATTGCAGGACTTGGCCAGCCATGAA CGCGAGAACAAGAAGGGAGAATTGCCTACAGTGGTGGATTGCTATATGAAAGATAAAAGCGCATCAAAGCAAGATGCACTTTCCAAATTTGTGGAATTGATTGAGAATGGATGGAAGGATGTGAACGAAGAATTGGTGAAGGTAAATTATGTGCCCAAAAAAGTGGTGGAGCAAGTTCTATGCTTTGGTGGGATAGCAGAGGTGCTTTATAAGGACAAAGAGGATGGCTTTACCTATCCGGAAAGGCAATTAGCATCACGCATTGCTGCTCTCTATATAGATCCTCTGCTCATTTAA